The sequence AATCAGATTTCTATAAGTCAAAACCTGTAGCCGAAAAAATCAATGAAGCTATAGATATTTTACTCAAAGAACAATATAGCGATGGCACACTAGATGCCGGTGGAAACAGGCAATCGCCTCCAGATACTGCTTTTATTCTGGAATATATTTGTCCAGCCGCTGTTTTGCTAAATAAAGACAAGCAAAGAGACTTCGCAGTATTGCAAGAGAAATTGAAAAAGTTCATTTTGAATGCTGGCGAAGCAATGGTTACCGGAGGCATTCATACCCCAAACCATCGCTGGGTTGTTTGCGGAGCTTTGGCCAGCATCAATTCGTTGTATCCAGATGCAAGATATCTGAAAAGAATAGATCAATGGCTTGCAGAAGGTATTTATATGAATGCAGACGGACAGTTTTCAGAGCGAAGTGGCATATATTCAGCAGTTATAGACAAAGCATTGATCAACATGTCCAAATTGCTCCATAAACCTGAATTGTTAGATATCGTAAATAAAAATTTGACAACCTATTTTTATTACACAGAGCCAAACGGAGATTTGGTTACAGTCGATTCTAAAAGACAAGATCAGTTTATGAATATTAAGGTAAATAAATTTTATTTGTCCTACCGATATATGGCTATTCGCACCAAAAATCCAATATTTGCTTACATGGTAAAAGTGATCGAAAGCCTTCCAGAATTCAACAGTGAAATTTTGTGTGATTCTTTGGCTTTTTTTATGGAAACTACTGAACTTCAAAAGGAAATTCCGACTGATGCCAAAATAGCAAACGATTTTGAAAAGTTTTTTGCAGTTTCAAATTTAGCGCGAATCAGGCGTGGCAAAACTTCTGTAACATTATTTGGTGGCAACGATAAACCTTTGCAGATTGTTTCGGGTAGATCTTCAAATCCTAATTTTTTGATGTTTAGAAAAGGAGATGCAATTTTAAAATACATGCGTTTGTCGACTTCGTTTTTTAGACTCGGATATTTTAGCAGTGATGGAATTGTAAAGGAAGGAAACAAATATATTCTCAAAGAAACCAAGGAAGGAGATTATTATCAACCACTTGAAGCGCCATATCTCAAACCTGATGGTGACTATAAATTATCGCCTTCGCTCGACGGTCGTTTTTGGAACAAAATGGATTTTGATTCCCGAATAAAAAGCAACGTAAAAACACAAACAACCGTAATAGAAATTACAGAAGAAAATGGAAGTTTGAATCTAGAATTTAAAGTTGACGGCCCTCCAAATGTCGAAGTTACGATCGAAATGTGCTTTAATGAAGGAAGTGTTGTTTCAGGAGCCGATAGGGATGAAAACAAAAATTATTTTCTTAAATCGGGATTCGCAACAATTGCTGGAGGAACTGATACCATAAAAGTTGGCCAAGGAAAATGTGAGCATCATAGCGTTGAGAATTTAGATAGCGAAGAATACACCTATCATCAAGGTACTTTGCGAACTGCTGGCGAACATGTTTATATTACCGGATTTACACCATTCAAGCACACTATGACAATTTCCTGATGTTTAAAATAGAATCAAATTTCATAAACATATTTTAGAAATCTTGTTGAATTTTAAGCATTTGAAACAAGATTGAACTTGTATAAATACTGATTTTATACGCCTAAAAATAAATTTCACATAATTTTCAAATAATATTAGAGAATTATTCGTGTAATTTGAACAGTTATTTTAAATTTATGAAAATTAAATATCTAATAAAATACAATTATGAAATTATCATTTTTAGCAGCTTTGTCGTTTTGCTTTACTTGTTTTGCACAAAATAAAACAGATGCAAGTTTGTATATGAAAGCAGACAAAATATCTTATCTGACTGATATTGGTTCAGAGTCGGGAGATTTGTACAGTACAATTGGACATCACGGACCTGCAGTAGAAAATGAATGGATGGCTTTGAGGATCTATTTTAGTGATAAAGTTGCGATTGATGTATATTCAAAAGCAAAACCAGGTTTAGAATTAAAAGCGGCACATTGGTATCCAACTCCTGAGCAGCAAAAAGATGGATGGGGCGCAGATTATTATAAAGTTGCTAATACAGTAGGATTGGGAGGAGTGAAGCTTTGGGATGGAGAAAAATTGGTTTCTCTGAATCCGGTGTCAAATCGCTTGGCTCATGTTGGCAAAACTGAGACCACTTCTTACATGGAAATGATTTCAAGAGGAGTTCCGTACAAAGGAAAAAAAGTCGATATTTTAGTTCGAGTGACTGTATTTTCAGGAAAAAGAGAAGCTAAAGTTGAAGCTGTTAGTTTGACAGGAGAAAAGGTGCAATTTGCTACTGGAGTAAATTATTTCAAAGATTTTGAGACAAAAAAGGGAGCAAATTATATTGCGGTTTGGGGAAAACACCCAGAAGATGTAGCGGCTGAAATTGTTCCAATTGGGGCCGGAATTATGTATAATCCAAAAGATTACGAAAAAACTACAGACGATGGTAATCAGTATTTGCTGATCTCGAAACCAACAAAAAATTTAGAGACAAAAATTATTTCATCAAGTGCCAGAGAACAAGAGTTGAACACTTTGGACAAATTGGAAGCTTACATGAAAAAATTACAATAGCTTTTCACCCATTGGGTGCAGCTATTTTAAATTATCTTAAAAAATGCGCCCAATGGGTAAATGATTTTAAGTCTTAAAATGTATCATTAAGAGTCTTAAAATCGTCAAAAAAGAAAGTTATATGTTTAGAATATGGAGTTTAGTATTGTTACTGTTTTTTCTGAATGGATGCAAAGTAAAACAAACAGAAAAGCCAAAAGCGCAACAAATTGCCTTTATTGCAGATGTGCATTTGGGTGACATTTTTGGGAAATTTGATGACAATACTTACAAAGGCATCAAAAATCCTGCAACTGGCGAATATGCTACTATCAGAACGATGAGTTCACAGTTGCATTCTACCCGAATTTTCAATGAAAATTATTTTGCTTTTATTACAGCTCTTGATGATATCGCAAAAAGAGGCATCAAGCAAGTTGCACTTCCAGGCGATTTTAGCGATGACGGTCAGCCGGTTCATATTCGCGGATTAAAAAAAATACTCAATGAATACGAGACAAAATACGGAATGTCGTTTTTTGTCACGACTGGAAATCACGATGCGCCAAAACCTTTTGCCCAAGAAGCCTATAAAAGTGATTTTTTGGGAAAAGATGGGAAAGAACAGATTATCAGCAGTTCTAAAAGTATTTTAAAAATAAAAGAAAATCAGTTAGAGCCAATCATTACTTCCGATATAAAAAATGGAGGATACAAAGAAACTATGGCTGAAATGGCTGCTTTCGGATTTTATCCAAAAAAAGACTATTTGTATTGGGAAACCCCTTTTTCGACTTATTCCTATGAAAATTATACTTATAACAACGCCTTAAAAGAGTCGGTATTAGAGAAAAGAATTTATCCAATAAAAAACACCAATTTATTTCTTCCCGATGCCAGTTATTTGGTTGAACCCGTTAAAGGGGTCTGGCTTTTGGCTATTGATGCGAATGCCTATGTTCCGAATGAAAAATTATCAGGTTTGCCAAACAATCCGAATGATTTTTCGGGGGCGAGTATCGGTTATAATAACGTTCTTATTTATAAAAAACATCTAATTGAATGGGTTAAAAAAGTTTCGGCGAAAGCCAAACAAAATGGCAAAGTGTTGATTGCTTTCAGCCATTATCCGATGATTGATTTTAATGACAATGCTTCTGCAGAAATGAAAAGCCTTTTTGGTTCAGATAAAATGCAATTGTCTAGAGTTCCAAACGAAGAAGTAGCTCAGTTATTTGCAGATGCAGGAATTCAGATTCATTTTGGCGGACACATGCATATTAACGACACAGGAGTGCGCACATCAACCAAAGGCAATACATTGTTTAATATTCAAACTCCTTCATTGGCGGCCTATAAACCAGCGTATAAAATTCTAACTATTCATTCAGATCAAGAGTTGGAAATCGAGACTGTCGTAGTTGGAAAAGTTCCGAAATTTAATAGTTTGTTTCCTTTTTATGAAGAAGAATATGCTCATTTGCAAAATATAAAAAGCCCAAATATTTGGAATAAAGATATTTTAAAAGCTAAGGATTATGAGGATTTTACAAGATGGCATTTAAAAGAATTGGTCCGCCTGCGATTCTTGCCAGAAGATTTTCCTGTTGATTTTTTAGCTTCGATTACAAATCTTTCCGGAAAGGAGTTG comes from Flavobacterium sp. KACC 22761 and encodes:
- a CDS encoding DUF4861 family protein — encoded protein: MKLSFLAALSFCFTCFAQNKTDASLYMKADKISYLTDIGSESGDLYSTIGHHGPAVENEWMALRIYFSDKVAIDVYSKAKPGLELKAAHWYPTPEQQKDGWGADYYKVANTVGLGGVKLWDGEKLVSLNPVSNRLAHVGKTETTSYMEMISRGVPYKGKKVDILVRVTVFSGKREAKVEAVSLTGEKVQFATGVNYFKDFETKKGANYIAVWGKHPEDVAAEIVPIGAGIMYNPKDYEKTTDDGNQYLLISKPTKNLETKIISSSAREQELNTLDKLEAYMKKLQ
- a CDS encoding metallophosphoesterase codes for the protein MFRIWSLVLLLFFLNGCKVKQTEKPKAQQIAFIADVHLGDIFGKFDDNTYKGIKNPATGEYATIRTMSSQLHSTRIFNENYFAFITALDDIAKRGIKQVALPGDFSDDGQPVHIRGLKKILNEYETKYGMSFFVTTGNHDAPKPFAQEAYKSDFLGKDGKEQIISSSKSILKIKENQLEPIITSDIKNGGYKETMAEMAAFGFYPKKDYLYWETPFSTYSYENYTYNNALKESVLEKRIYPIKNTNLFLPDASYLVEPVKGVWLLAIDANAYVPNEKLSGLPNNPNDFSGASIGYNNVLIYKKHLIEWVKKVSAKAKQNGKVLIAFSHYPMIDFNDNASAEMKSLFGSDKMQLSRVPNEEVAQLFADAGIQIHFGGHMHINDTGVRTSTKGNTLFNIQTPSLAAYKPAYKILTIHSDQELEIETVVVGKVPKFNSLFPFYEEEYAHLQNIKSPNIWNKDILKAKDYEDFTRWHLKELVRLRFLPEDFPVDFLASITNLSGKELLEINKNSAAIQEQLKEHHLAEEDFKTWKGYDMIFDFYRLKNADELALPEIGASRLKQYQLVCQELEKSSDAKLVLWGNIFLKTMNSQPSNHFKINLKTNTIERIKP